The Verrucomicrobiota bacterium genome segment AGGGGTCAGTTCTTGTTATTGGCTACTTCGTCTGCTCCTGTTTCGCGCGCCAGAGCAGATGATTCGCATAGGCGCGGCTGCCCAAATGAAGCCGCTGAGAAATCCAGGCCACGGTTTGCACAGTTTCGGCGCGGAGCCGTTGGGCTAACTTCACTTTCGTGGCATCACCCTTGGGCCGCTTGGACAACTCTGCCTCCGTCCAGCCCCGGCGCTTGAGCTCAGCCGCAATGATCCGCTCGGCCTTCTCCTGTGCGCTCTCGGCTCGCTCCGCTCCGTAATGTTCGGCTCCCAGTCGCTCACTCATCTGCGCCAGCAGCTCTTTCCGAAACGCCTCTTCTCCCAGGCACCAGCCCCGGCGCACCCTCTGAAACGCATCTCCGACCCCGGCCCGGCGGCGCTCCTCCAGTGCCTGCTCCAGTCTCTGCCGACCCGCCGCACTATCCTTCCCCACCCCGTATTCTCCCAACAACCGGTCCACGCACAGCCAGGCCGGACGTTTGCTCGGCCCCAGCAAATAGGCCGGCCAACTGCTCCAGGCGTAGCGGCGCAGCGGTTGGTCCGCTGGCACCAGTTGGGCGCGCGCCGGATTCAGATGCACGTAGTCACAGACCGTCTTGAGATAGCCGGTGCCTGAACCATCCACCACCAACGATTTGTAACGCCCAGCAAACAAGTGCCCGAACCGCTTGTGCCGACGGTTAAACCGCGCCGTGTACGTTCCCAAAAGCCATTTCATCCCGGCCACCAGATTGGGCTGCGGGGTCTCGACCACCAGATGAAAATGGTTGGGCATCAGACAAAGTGCTTGCACCTGCCAACCGGTTTTGGCGCAAGCCTCGGCCAGCGTTTCCACGAACCGCTGCCGGTCCTGGTCATCTTGAAAAATGGGTTCGCGCCGGTCGCCCCGATTCATCACATGGTAAATCGCGCCGGGATACTCGACTCTCAGCTTCCGAGCCATGCAGGCCAGCGTGACGGAATCCGCAGTCGTAGTCAATAACAAGAACCGACCCCTTTTCTTTCGACGACGGGCTTGATCGCCGCTCCGAACCCGATATGAAATCAACGCCTCCGGGGTGGGTGATTTTGACCAGCAAATTGGTGGCTGGTTTTAACCCGCAAAATGACACGGAAGAATGCCAATCGCCCGCAATATGCCATTATCAAGAACCCCCTTTACCCCAGATCCTACTCCAGCGCACGATCGAAATCGTCCGGTGCCCTGTCCCGCAATTTTTGCTGCCATCCATGAGCGGCGGACATAAGTTCCCGTCGTGCGCATCTACATCGAAAGCACGATACCCAGCTATGTGGTGGCGCGTCCCGCCCGCGACCTCATTCAAGCCGCACGCCAACAACTCACCCGCGACTGGTGGGATTTTCAGCGCGAGAAGCACGAGTTATTCGCGTCGCAAATTGTCCTCGACGAAATCGCCGCCGGAGAACGCGCGATGGCGGAGCGCCGTCTCGAACTCGTGGCTGGCCTCGCCTTGTTAGTTTCGACTCCCGACGTCGAAACACTCGCTGAC includes the following:
- a CDS encoding transposase encodes the protein MTTTADSVTLACMARKLRVEYPGAIYHVMNRGDRREPIFQDDQDRQRFVETLAEACAKTGWQVQALCLMPNHFHLVVETPQPNLVAGMKWLLGTYTARFNRRHKRFGHLFAGRYKSLVVDGSGTGYLKTVCDYVHLNPARAQLVPADQPLRRYAWSSWPAYLLGPSKRPAWLCVDRLLGEYGVGKDSAAGRQRLEQALEERRRAGVGDAFQRVRRGWCLGEEAFRKELLAQMSERLGAEHYGAERAESAQEKAERIIAAELKRRGWTEAELSKRPKGDATKVKLAQRLRAETVQTVAWISQRLHLGSRAYANHLLWRAKQEQTK
- a CDS encoding type II toxin-antitoxin system VapC family toxin, which encodes MRIYIESTIPSYVVARPARDLIQAARQQLTRDWWDFQREKHELFASQIVLDEIAAGERAMAERRLELVAGLALLVSTPDVETLADDVLQSGLLPPTADGDAAHIALATAYGMDILLTWNCRHIANAAIVGRLRKLVAEQGYTLPEIYTPEELLGA